In Euphorbia lathyris chromosome 2, ddEupLath1.1, whole genome shotgun sequence, the sequence CCCCATTGTAATAAATATTAGGCCTTGTCAATATAGAAAGAAGGTTCTCACTTTAGTGATTGAAATTAGTACCTGTATCGGTTTTCTCCTCAACACTTGAAATGCTTCTGCTCGCATTGACAAAAATCTAAGAAATTTTTTAGTTAGTATATTTTCCAGCTCATCTGCCTGCTTTACCTACAGAATGTGAAAGGAATGCGCAGACAAGGAGCATAGGTTAAAAATCAGAACACTAACATTTTATGACACCATATATGCATTATATTCTAGTTTATAAACGTAGCAAAGGTGTAATCAAACACAAAAGGTTGAGAGAATTCTCAAAGGTATGGGTATTTATACAAAGAGTCAGTGTCTAACTAGGAAAAGGAAATAAATGCTAACTACTACCTACATTAATATATACAGCTATACACCTAACATTATATATGTTATAAAAGGTATTTATGGAGAATTGAGATGGCATGTATCTAGGAACAGAAATTGATGTTTTCCATCTTAAAGTGCATGAATGACAACTCAAGATGTAAAACAAGgaaaatgttgcaaaagcaagcTCAACTATGTAGCATTGGATCGATGAAGTGTTGCTAATTTGCCTAAAACTAAGAGCCCTAAGCCAACTATTCATGAAATCAGAAAGCAACTGTCAGTCACTTGACCTCTTACCAGTTTCCCAAAAGTAGAcaaggaatagagaaagagagATCAAAACAGAGGTATCAACTATCTTGGTATTTTAGAGTATGACATGCATTTCAGTGCGAATCTATTATTTAGATATCCAGCTTTAGCTGTGAAAACTGTTAGATCTTTAGCAAAGTGTCTAAACCAATGTGACACACTGTATTACCTCGCACTCCAATTCTCACTGGGACAATCTTAAGTTGCGGCATATGCAATGTGTTAGTTGAAACAACTTACAAATGATCATCATTTTAGCAGGAATATTTTTCCAGGTAGAAGAATGTTTTTATCATGATTGCTCCAAAAATAAGGTAAACCTTATGTCACCACTAAGGTTAACATCTAACTGACAGTTTGCAAATAAATACAAGTTGCGGATGTAGAACAACCTAAGCTGTCTGTCAAGAAAATGAGAAGGAGACCCACCAGTTTACAATGATAAATAATTTGTAAAATCAGAACAGAGAAACACTTGTTAATCATTAACTCCAAGATGTTGATTGTTTCAAGAGAAAAGCATGCAAGGAAGGAACTCATTTTTACTATCGTAGCTTAATCAGGGAGTTACTATCTAGCAAAGTATATCATTTTCAAAGCATAATTAACTCACCTTGAGGCTTATACGCAATGAGTTGATCGATGTTTCTATTAGGCATTTTTCAGCCTCATTTCGACATATCAAAATCTGAAAAGCATTTCACACAATTAATTATAATCTGACAAGCAAATTTGCAACATCAAAATGTCAGCTTATTAATAgaaattaaacataaaaaaccctaaacaccaCCTATTATATGGCAGAAAATCACTCCTAAAGAAAATCAGCATTATGGAAGTTGTTAGAATCAAGCACATTCCAAAGAGATCTCAACAAGTTGTATGTACTTTTGGCATAAAAAAACTAGTGCTAGAAAAAGAGATTGAACATCTGCGATTCTGTGTAAACCAGAATACTAAGAATGTCACTGTCACAAAATCACCAGGCTAGAGATAAGTATAATAAATATGCCCATGTTTGGTCAATAAGATAATTCTTACAGGGTTTAGAAGAAGTTCTGGGCTTGTGctgcaaaattaaaaaaagaaaaaaagaacatTAGTGGATTAGATATCAAGCCAACTAGAGATATTACAAATTACAACCTTAGATATATACTAATATGGGAGAAGATTCAGTAGCACCCTATTACTCATGTAATTCTCTTTTCTAACAATTCAAAGATAGAAAAAATTCAGCAGAAGCAGAAAAATACAATGTGAAAACAACATCAAAATCACAACAAAAAAACATACTTAAGTTCAACCTCTGGCTTGTTATGCCTTTCCACTTCTTGACAAGGAAAGTTCTGTAGGCAACAAAACACTTGAAATCAGTTAAAAGGGTTATTTAATTAGTTGCTATCTTGATTCTTAGCTAAAATCAAAAGCCAAGCCATGAAAAATACATACCTGCAAGCACATGGCTGCCTCAAGAGTGTTCCTTATGCATGCCAAATATAACCTTAATGTGTTTGCCTTACACAATCACATAATCAAATTCAGACAATAAGGCTGATTAAGCATTACTTATATAcagatttagaagaagaaaaaaatagatGTAAGAGTAAGATCACTAATAAAAGACATGATTACTGTTAGTTTAGTCTTACCATGTGAACAATATCTATGGGTATGAATTATATAAGAAGATTTGCTACAGCGAAGAAGCTGCCAGTTGCTTTGGCAGAATTCAGCACAAGCATTCAGCTCAATCAATCTGCCGGAGAGGACCCATGAATACCAAAAATGTTTAAGTAACATCTTATAAACAATTACTAATATAACATTAGATATGACCAATCAAACTCTAGATTGATGTTAAAAAGTAAATTTCTGTTCAAGAATCAAGACCAGAAAAAGTTAAAATCCCAAATTGCAAGTTACCAAATCGTTTCTTTTTTCCACATACCGCGACAAAATCGGGAAAATTTCAACCATGGTCCCTAAACATTAACAAATATAACATAATAAACAAAAAGGCTTAGCATAAAAGCTTAGATCATAACAAGAAAGCCATTGAACTTTTATTTTTCTGCACTTAATATCCTTATGATCAACTTTTGATGGTGAAACTTGCCAGACATGCCTTGGCTTACATGTCACTTGTTCTCTGATATGTGGATGCCAGCAATGGAAATTTTACAaagaattaaaactaaaattttatttcACCCTTCACAATCTCtctgctctctctctctttctctcctcTCAACCCCATATCCTTACAGAGAGATCCAAATTCGATTTATCCAATTTGTCAATAAAACATCTGAGGGAAACTATGGGAATCGTATTACCAGACATAATAGGAACTTCTTCCTTGTAATCACCAACATTAGTAGCTACCCAAATTAAATGATGATTTAATTCTTACAAGAAAACAACTAGAGTTAAAAAGATTTAAATATATGTGTAGCCAGGATCTTCTACTGTTGGAGATTAAACACtaatgaagaagaaaatggaaaTGGACAATCGACCAAAGGAGTTTCAGGTACCCGAATTTCGATTCCTTCTATTTAGATTGGTGTTTTGTGACTGCAAGCTATTATCAT encodes:
- the LOC136219340 gene encoding actin-related protein 2/3 complex subunit 4 isoform X2 produces the protein MANTLRLYLACIRNTLEAAMCLQNFPCQEVERHNKPEVELNTSPELLLNPILICRNEAEKCLIETSINSLRISLKVKQADELENILTKKFLRFLSMRAEAFQVLRRKPIQDIDKEISELKMSMNTRGRLVATEFLKQFI
- the LOC136219340 gene encoding actin-related protein 2/3 complex subunit 4 isoform X1, with protein sequence MANTLRLYLACIRNTLEAAMCLQNFPCQEVERHNKPEVELNTSPELLLNPILICRNEAEKCLIETSINSLRISLKVKQADELENILTKKFLRFLSMRAEAFQVLRRKPIQGYDISFLITNYHCEEMQKHKLIDFIVQFMEDIDKEISELKMSMNTRGRLVATEFLKQFI